In a single window of the Deinococcus aetherius genome:
- a CDS encoding DUF790 family protein — MLPTELLMFRVKAGLVEPKRLKPHTNNLGLAESVIHLFETNLGKRRADVEEDLKTLEAGRADFKVIRGMEHLLANGAATFEAGGDVEPGTVRAKVFELAQAHPPSRHRRADVLEQAAAALSGERSLTPEDLADLLYADLPDQQRLVAFDPPEPKELLERFNLAQAQGMLYRAYSLVITARRNEPARYKQLLKYTKLFGLMVTVEGDADYGFTLTMDGPTSLFGGTTRYGLAMAKFLPALLHVTKWDLTATLKPRKDLAWVDPGDDEWLFELTSEDGYVSHYKPPEEHDSALESGFSDRFGKLGAAWTLEREVDLVPVPGGVIVPDFRLVHPSGRSVLVEIVGYWRPEYLRKKFELLRKSGRGDVIVCVSERLNLERAGVDPSDFDERLVWFKGVLPPKDVLAVAERMVGDSASA, encoded by the coding sequence ATGCTTCCGACTGAACTCCTGATGTTCCGGGTCAAGGCGGGGCTGGTCGAACCCAAGCGCCTGAAGCCCCACACGAACAACCTGGGGCTGGCCGAGTCGGTCATCCACCTCTTCGAGACGAACCTCGGGAAGCGCCGGGCGGACGTGGAGGAGGATTTGAAAACCCTGGAGGCGGGCCGGGCGGACTTCAAGGTCATTCGCGGGATGGAGCACCTGCTGGCGAACGGGGCGGCCACCTTCGAGGCCGGGGGCGACGTGGAGCCAGGGACGGTGCGGGCGAAGGTCTTCGAACTCGCCCAGGCCCACCCGCCGAGCCGCCACCGCCGGGCCGACGTGCTGGAGCAGGCCGCCGCCGCTCTGTCGGGGGAGCGGAGTCTGACCCCGGAGGATCTGGCCGACCTCCTGTACGCGGACCTGCCGGACCAGCAGCGGCTGGTGGCCTTCGACCCGCCGGAGCCCAAGGAATTGCTGGAGCGCTTCAACCTCGCCCAGGCCCAGGGGATGCTCTACCGCGCCTACAGCCTCGTCATCACCGCCCGGCGCAACGAGCCCGCCCGGTACAAGCAACTGCTGAAGTACACGAAACTCTTCGGCCTGATGGTCACGGTCGAGGGGGACGCGGACTACGGCTTCACCCTGACGATGGACGGGCCCACGTCCCTCTTCGGGGGCACGACCCGCTACGGCCTGGCGATGGCGAAGTTCCTCCCCGCCCTGCTGCACGTGACCAAGTGGGACCTGACCGCCACCCTCAAGCCCCGCAAGGACCTCGCCTGGGTGGACCCCGGGGATGACGAGTGGCTGTTCGAGCTGACGAGCGAGGACGGCTACGTGAGCCACTACAAGCCGCCCGAGGAGCACGACAGCGCCCTAGAGTCGGGCTTCAGCGACCGCTTCGGCAAGCTGGGTGCGGCCTGGACCCTGGAGCGGGAGGTGGACCTCGTGCCGGTGCCCGGGGGCGTGATCGTGCCGGACTTCCGCCTCGTCCACCCGTCGGGCCGCAGCGTCCTCGTGGAGATCGTGGGCTACTGGCGCCCCGAGTACCTGCGCAAGAAGTTCGAGCTGCTGCGGAAGTCGGGGCGAGGTGACGTGATCGTCTGCGTGTCCGAGCGGCTGAACTTGGAACGCGCGGGCGTGGACCCCAGCGACTTCGACGAGAGATTGGTGTGGTTCAAGGGCGTGCTGCCACCGAAGGACGTGCTGGCGGTGGCCGAGCGGATGGTGGGGGACTCGGCGTCGGCGTGA
- a CDS encoding DNA-3-methyladenine glycosylase: protein MPLPLSPAFFDRDPTRVARELLGSTLVRVLPGGERLAGRVVEAEAYDCPRDPACSAGRFHLVRTVAMAIPPGHWLFWSAHGHPLLQVACREEGVSASVLIRALEPLEGLGTMLTHRPVTRERDLTNGPAKLVYALGLDPAVVAGLPVNGPTLHLLPGEPLPDERVEVTARVGILAGKNLPWRFLIRGNPWVSPAVPSMELSAGVTGAEG from the coding sequence GTGCCCCTCCCCCTCTCCCCCGCCTTCTTCGACCGCGACCCCACGCGCGTCGCCCGCGAACTGCTCGGCTCAACCCTCGTCCGCGTCCTGCCCGGCGGCGAGCGGCTCGCGGGCCGGGTGGTGGAGGCGGAGGCGTACGACTGCCCGCGCGATCCCGCCTGCTCTGCCGGGCGCTTCCACCTCGTCCGCACCGTGGCGATGGCGATCCCGCCCGGCCACTGGCTCTTCTGGTCGGCGCACGGCCACCCGCTGCTGCAAGTCGCCTGCCGCGAGGAGGGCGTCTCGGCCAGCGTCCTGATCCGCGCCCTCGAACCGCTGGAGGGCCTGGGCACCATGCTCACCCACCGTCCCGTCACCCGTGAGCGCGACCTGACGAACGGCCCCGCTAAGCTCGTCTACGCCCTGGGCCTCGATCCGGCGGTGGTGGCAGGCCTGCCGGTGAATGGTCCCACCCTGCACCTCCTGCCCGGCGAGCCCCTGCCCGACGAACGGGTGGAGGTCACGGCGCGGGTGGGCATCCTCGCGGGGAAGAACCTGCCGTGGCGATTTCTGATCCGAGGCAACCCGTGGGTCTCGCCCGCCGTGCCCAGCATGGAGTTGAGCGCGGGGGTGACGGGGGCGGAGGGCTGA
- a CDS encoding GreA/GreB family elongation factor: protein MPTPLHLTPEGFQRLQRTLAHEYARLEEARRVVQEQMEANEQENQGLEAAQREVMATLARIAEIEDSLSRAVMIERAEVQDDRATLGAVVTLLDMDTGRELRLQLVSPPEASAIAGELPRISTESPVGRELLGRRVGETFAVNLGRREVTYRVVSVTS, encoded by the coding sequence ATGCCCACCCCCCTCCACCTCACCCCCGAAGGCTTTCAACGCCTCCAGCGCACGTTGGCGCATGAGTACGCCCGGTTGGAGGAGGCCCGGCGTGTGGTACAGGAGCAGATGGAGGCGAACGAGCAGGAGAATCAGGGGCTGGAGGCCGCCCAGCGCGAGGTGATGGCGACCCTGGCGCGGATTGCCGAGATCGAGGACAGCCTCTCGCGGGCGGTGATGATCGAGCGGGCCGAGGTTCAGGACGACCGGGCCACCCTGGGCGCGGTGGTGACGCTGCTCGACATGGACACGGGGCGCGAACTGCGGCTGCAACTCGTGAGCCCGCCCGAGGCGTCGGCCATTGCCGGGGAGCTGCCGCGCATCAGCACCGAGAGCCCGGTGGGGCGGGAACTGCTCGGGCGCCGGGTGGGGGAGACGTTCGCGGTGAATCTGGGACGGCGAGAGGTGACGTACCGAGTGGTAAGCGTCACCTCCTGA
- a CDS encoding methyltransferase domain-containing protein has protein sequence MPRSPHPRSSQPQRPRRQGDHRARQPAHEYVLEALPGLEEVAAAELATVPLARDIRGLRFWYPGEPERLTRLRGAVAVYRVRAWDVPRPRGLLGHQQLGELAAFLEEAVRLGGHRSFRLAAAGRESSVMARLADELQTALNLPFDPEEGELLIRLRPQEDGPGWEVLARITPRPLSARAWRVCNLGGGLNATVAFALHRLAGQRDEDRIFNPMSGSGTLLVERTLMGPSAAMVGVDLDPRAVECARANLQAAGRDVEVAQVDALHTGLPARSFDLIVSDLPWGDAIGDHRANAALYPAFLTEMHRLCSRQGRLVVLTHEIRLFERLLHEQTGWHARELFQVYSGGHHPKAYLLGKT, from the coding sequence ATGCCGCGCTCCCCCCACCCGAGAAGTTCGCAGCCCCAGCGCCCCAGACGCCAGGGTGACCACCGCGCCCGCCAGCCCGCCCACGAGTACGTTCTGGAAGCCCTGCCCGGCCTGGAGGAGGTCGCGGCGGCGGAACTGGCGACCGTGCCCCTGGCCCGCGACATCCGGGGCCTGCGCTTCTGGTATCCCGGCGAGCCAGAACGCCTCACCCGGCTGCGCGGGGCGGTCGCCGTCTACCGGGTGCGGGCCTGGGACGTGCCCCGCCCACGCGGCCTGCTGGGGCACCAGCAACTCGGGGAACTCGCGGCCTTTCTGGAGGAGGCGGTGCGGCTCGGCGGGCACCGCTCCTTCCGGCTGGCGGCGGCGGGGCGCGAGTCGAGCGTCATGGCACGCCTTGCGGACGAACTCCAGACGGCCCTGAACCTCCCCTTCGACCCCGAGGAGGGCGAACTCCTGATCCGGCTGCGCCCCCAGGAGGACGGTCCCGGCTGGGAGGTGCTGGCACGGATCACGCCCCGGCCCCTCTCCGCCCGCGCGTGGCGGGTGTGCAACCTGGGGGGCGGCCTGAACGCGACAGTCGCCTTCGCCCTGCACAGGCTCGCCGGGCAGCGCGACGAGGACCGCATCTTCAACCCCATGAGCGGCAGTGGCACCCTGCTCGTCGAGCGGACCCTGATGGGTCCCTCCGCCGCGATGGTGGGGGTGGACCTGGACCCCCGCGCCGTCGAGTGCGCCCGCGCCAACCTTCAGGCCGCCGGGCGTGACGTGGAGGTCGCCCAGGTGGACGCCCTGCACACCGGTCTCCCGGCGCGCTCCTTCGACCTGATCGTCTCGGACCTCCCCTGGGGCGACGCCATCGGCGACCACCGCGCCAACGCGGCCCTGTATCCCGCCTTCCTGACCGAGATGCACCGCCTGTGCAGCCGCCAGGGCCGTCTGGTGGTCCTCACCCACGAGATTCGTCTTTTCGAGCGGCTGCTGCACGAGCAGACGGGGTGGCACGCACGCGAGCTATTTCAGGTCTACAGCGGCGGGCACCACCCCAAGGCGTACCTGCTGGGCAAGACCTGA
- a CDS encoding DEAD/DEAH box helicase family protein: MTPALRLDRGTLVMREVPPCAASLFTWDARSQSWRAPGRAYRDVMETLMRAGVPVRDEAAAFQKLDLGYAREVRPYPHQREALQAWKAAGRRGVVVLPTGAGKTLVAQLALRDTPRSTLVCVPTLDLMHQWYSGLLAAFPDAEIGLLGGGSRDETSILISTYDSAAIHAELLAGKYALHVYDEAHHLPSDFHRAVAELGLAPYRLGLTATPKRGDGRELHLDELIGPVIYHRSPEELAGDTLSDYREVVIRVRLSPAEQRHYDDLIRARNNFLRRNNIRLGSLDGWKQFVMQSGSPQGRAAMLSHREARGMAYGTEGKLRVLEELLANHPHDRTLIFTDDNATVYRISRDFLIPAITHQTPVKERHALLERFRDGRYRVIVTSRVLNEGVDVPEASVAVVLSGTATEREHIQRLGRILRRAEGKQAVLYEVITEGTSEERVSQQRRGQWTPGAASVTPVWEDLNASD; encoded by the coding sequence ATGACCCCCGCCCTGCGGCTGGACCGGGGCACCCTCGTGATGCGTGAGGTGCCGCCCTGCGCCGCGTCCCTGTTCACCTGGGACGCCCGCAGCCAGTCCTGGCGGGCGCCGGGCCGGGCCTACCGCGACGTGATGGAAACGCTGATGAGGGCAGGCGTCCCGGTGCGCGACGAAGCGGCAGCTTTTCAAAAGCTCGACCTGGGGTACGCGCGTGAGGTGCGGCCCTACCCCCACCAGCGCGAAGCATTGCAGGCCTGGAAGGCGGCGGGACGCCGGGGTGTGGTCGTTCTGCCCACCGGAGCAGGAAAAACGCTCGTCGCCCAGCTCGCCCTGCGCGACACGCCCCGCAGCACCCTGGTCTGCGTCCCCACCCTGGACCTGATGCACCAGTGGTACTCGGGCCTCCTCGCCGCCTTCCCCGACGCCGAGATCGGACTCCTGGGTGGGGGCAGCCGGGACGAGACCTCCATCCTCATCAGCACCTACGACTCGGCGGCCATCCATGCCGAACTGCTGGCGGGGAAGTACGCCCTGCACGTCTATGACGAGGCACACCACCTTCCGTCCGACTTTCACCGGGCGGTGGCCGAACTCGGGCTGGCCCCCTACCGCCTGGGCCTGACCGCCACGCCGAAACGGGGCGACGGGCGGGAGCTGCATCTGGACGAACTGATCGGCCCCGTGATCTACCACCGCAGCCCGGAGGAACTGGCAGGCGACACCCTCTCCGACTACCGCGAGGTCGTCATCCGCGTGCGGCTGAGCCCTGCCGAGCAGCGGCACTACGACGACCTGATCCGGGCCAGGAACAACTTCCTGCGGCGGAACAACATCCGGCTGGGCAGCCTCGACGGCTGGAAGCAGTTCGTGATGCAGAGCGGGTCTCCCCAGGGCCGGGCCGCCATGCTCTCCCACCGGGAGGCGCGGGGCATGGCCTACGGGACCGAGGGCAAACTCCGCGTGCTGGAGGAACTGCTGGCGAACCATCCCCACGACCGCACGCTCATCTTCACCGATGACAACGCGACCGTGTACCGCATCAGCCGCGACTTCCTGATCCCCGCCATCACTCACCAGACGCCGGTCAAGGAGCGCCACGCCCTGCTCGAACGCTTCCGGGACGGGCGCTACCGGGTCATCGTCACCAGCCGGGTGCTGAACGAGGGGGTGGACGTGCCGGAGGCCTCGGTGGCGGTCGTCCTCTCGGGCACGGCGACCGAGCGCGAGCACATCCAGCGCCTGGGCCGCATCCTGCGCCGCGCCGAGGGCAAGCAGGCCGTGCTGTACGAGGTCATCACCGAGGGCACGAGCGAGGAGCGGGTGAGCCAGCAACGGCGCGGGCAGTGGACGCCCGGCGCCGCAAGCGTCACACCCGTGTGGGAGGACCTGAATGCTTCCGACTGA
- the trpC gene encoding indole-3-glycerol phosphate synthase TrpC — translation MTGGFAVSFERVPGVLGRIVRERARDYEGAEETLGPPRPRHSRFHAALSGPDLALIAEVKRASPSEGAIAPLDPAQAARAYQAGGASAISVLTEPRHFDGSPEALHAVVAGVDIPVLRKDFVVHPAMLREAADWGASAALLMVSVLGEAVGDSLRTAHHLGLDALVEVHDEAELEVALAAGPEIIGVNNRDLTTLHIDLGVSPRLIRRAREAGFTGLLVAESGYRTPGDLEGVRDLADAVLVGSSLAGSGDLEGAARRLLGR, via the coding sequence ATGACGGGCGGGTTTGCGGTGAGTTTCGAGCGGGTGCCGGGTGTCCTGGGCCGCATCGTGCGCGAGCGGGCGCGGGACTATGAGGGGGCAGAGGAGACGCTGGGCCCTCCCCGTCCCCGACACAGCCGGTTCCACGCCGCCCTCTCGGGCCCGGACCTCGCCCTGATCGCCGAGGTCAAGCGGGCCAGCCCCAGTGAGGGCGCCATCGCCCCCCTCGACCCGGCGCAGGCCGCCCGCGCGTACCAGGCGGGGGGTGCCTCTGCCATCAGCGTCCTCACCGAGCCCCGCCACTTCGACGGGAGCCCCGAGGCGCTGCACGCGGTCGTGGCCGGGGTGGACATTCCGGTCCTCCGTAAGGACTTCGTCGTCCACCCCGCCATGCTGCGCGAGGCCGCCGACTGGGGAGCCTCCGCCGCCCTGCTGATGGTCAGCGTGCTCGGGGAGGCAGTGGGCGACTCCCTGCGGACGGCCCACCACCTCGGCCTCGACGCCCTCGTGGAGGTCCACGACGAGGCGGAGCTGGAGGTGGCGTTGGCAGCGGGGCCGGAGATCATCGGGGTGAACAACCGGGACCTGACCACCCTGCACATCGACCTCGGGGTGAGTCCGCGCCTGATTCGCCGCGCGCGGGAGGCGGGCTTCACGGGCCTCCTCGTCGCGGAGAGCGGCTACCGCACTCCGGGGGACCTGGAGGGAGTGCGTGACCTCGCCGACGCGGTGCTCGTGGGGAGCAGCCTCGCGGGCAGCGGCGACCTGGAGGGGGCGGCGCGGCGCCTGCTGGGACGTTGA
- a CDS encoding potassium channel family protein, whose translation MKTKQCLVIGLGRFGTAVATTLYEMGHEVVAIDHSEDNVERVMNRVTHAAIVDATDERALRSIGAADFDVVVVAIGTDVQANILATMNAKSLGATYVVTKAIDEMARRVLERIGADLVIRPEHDMGVRLARQIATPNIVDTLDLGGDYAIVEIEANERLRGTLRDLNLTGRFGVQVIAVSRAGKVEVTPRAEDALRPHDKLVVIGTGHSLDELRRYLGE comes from the coding sequence ATGAAGACCAAACAATGCCTGGTGATCGGCCTGGGCCGCTTCGGCACCGCCGTCGCCACCACCCTCTACGAGATGGGCCACGAGGTCGTCGCCATTGACCACAGCGAGGACAACGTCGAGCGCGTGATGAACCGCGTCACCCACGCCGCCATCGTGGACGCGACCGACGAGCGGGCGCTGCGGAGCATCGGTGCCGCCGACTTCGACGTGGTCGTGGTCGCCATCGGCACCGACGTTCAGGCAAACATCCTCGCCACCATGAACGCCAAGAGCCTGGGGGCGACGTACGTCGTCACCAAGGCCATCGACGAGATGGCGCGGCGGGTGCTGGAGCGCATCGGCGCCGACCTCGTGATCCGGCCCGAACACGACATGGGGGTGAGGCTCGCGCGGCAGATCGCCACGCCGAACATCGTGGACACGCTCGACCTGGGCGGCGACTACGCCATCGTGGAGATTGAGGCGAACGAGCGGTTGCGGGGGACGCTGCGGGACCTCAACCTCACGGGGCGGTTCGGGGTGCAGGTCATCGCCGTCAGCCGGGCGGGGAAGGTGGAGGTGACTCCCCGGGCGGAGGATGCGCTTCGGCCGCACGACAAGCTGGTGGTGATCGGGACGGGGCACAGTCTGGACGAGTTGCGGCGATATCTGGGGGAGTGA
- a CDS encoding TrkH family potassium uptake protein — translation MALSPPPRTSGAPAARVRRALFSRISPPQLIALSFAAGILVGAALLALPVTHGAGRSVTFLQALFTATSALCVTGLNVIDPGRDFNRLGQVIILILIQVGGLGIITFGTVFALVTRRRVNYSERIRLAQQVSAFSAGDVVPLIRNIFLYTFVIEGVGALLLALRFVPLEGWGRGLFYAVFHSVSAFNNAGFALYSDNYLRFVGDDLVSLVTAFLIILGGLGFLVQLNVVAHLLRPRRNRLLVHSKLALTMTAALLLFGTLIYLGLEWNNPRTLAPLNLEDKLLASFFQSVVTRTAGFNTLDYGVMGPATLFLSIILMFIGANPGSTGGGIKTSTFYVMMASAWSMVRGRGEVVLFSRRIDRETVIRAMTVGLLSIGLVNLMFVLLLIFNTNPNLPFLHLFFESVSAFATVGLSMNATPLLNPAQEIVVILLMYLGRIGPLTFAVAFNSREEADLVKYPAEKDILIG, via the coding sequence ATGGCGCTCTCCCCTCCTCCCCGAACGTCCGGTGCCCCGGCGGCGCGCGTCCGCCGGGCGCTCTTCTCACGGATCAGCCCACCGCAACTGATCGCGCTCTCGTTCGCGGCGGGCATCCTGGTGGGGGCGGCGCTGCTCGCCCTGCCCGTCACGCACGGGGCCGGGCGCAGCGTCACCTTCTTGCAGGCCCTCTTCACGGCCACGAGCGCCCTGTGCGTGACGGGGCTCAACGTCATCGACCCGGGACGGGACTTCAATCGGCTGGGGCAGGTCATCATCCTGATCCTGATTCAGGTCGGCGGGCTGGGGATCATCACCTTTGGGACCGTGTTCGCGCTCGTCACCCGGCGGCGGGTGAACTACTCCGAGCGCATCCGCCTCGCCCAGCAGGTCAGCGCCTTCAGCGCGGGCGACGTGGTGCCCCTTATCCGCAACATCTTTCTCTACACCTTCGTGATCGAGGGCGTGGGGGCGCTGCTCCTCGCCCTGCGCTTCGTGCCGCTGGAGGGGTGGGGGCGGGGGCTCTTCTACGCCGTGTTCCACTCGGTGAGTGCCTTCAACAACGCGGGCTTCGCGCTGTACAGCGACAACTACCTGCGCTTCGTGGGAGACGACCTCGTGAGCCTGGTAACCGCCTTTCTGATCATCCTGGGGGGGCTGGGCTTCCTCGTGCAGCTCAACGTGGTCGCGCACCTCCTGAGGCCCCGGCGCAACCGCCTGCTCGTCCACAGCAAGCTCGCCCTGACGATGACGGCGGCGCTGCTCCTGTTCGGCACGCTGATCTACCTGGGGCTGGAGTGGAACAACCCGAGGACGCTCGCCCCCCTGAATCTGGAGGACAAGCTGCTCGCCTCCTTCTTCCAGAGCGTCGTGACGCGCACGGCGGGCTTCAACACGCTCGACTACGGGGTGATGGGGCCCGCCACCCTCTTTCTCTCCATCATCCTGATGTTCATCGGGGCAAACCCCGGCTCCACGGGCGGCGGCATCAAGACGAGCACCTTCTACGTGATGATGGCCTCCGCGTGGAGCATGGTGCGCGGGCGCGGCGAGGTCGTGCTGTTCAGCCGTCGCATCGACCGCGAGACGGTGATCCGCGCGATGACGGTGGGGCTGCTGAGCATCGGCCTCGTGAACCTGATGTTCGTCCTGCTCCTGATCTTCAACACCAACCCGAATCTGCCCTTCCTGCACCTTTTTTTCGAGTCGGTGAGTGCGTTCGCCACCGTGGGCCTGAGCATGAACGCCACGCCGCTCCTGAATCCGGCGCAGGAGATCGTGGTGATCTTGCTGATGTACCTCGGGCGCATCGGGCCGCTGACCTTCGCGGTGGCCTTCAACAGCCGCGAGGAGGCCGACCTCGTGAAGTACCCGGCGGAAAAGGACATCCTGATCGGGTAG
- a CDS encoding ABC transporter ATP-binding protein produces MIHVEHLHKAFQTRSGGLLRPTRRTVEAVRDVSFTVGAGEVVGYLGPNGAGKSTTIKVLTGLLVPTSGRVEVGGLVPWRERRRHVARLGAVFGQRTTLWWDLPVRDSLDLLRDVYRVPPARFRENLAAFTELLDLGPFLGTPARSLSLGQRMRADLAAALLHDPSLLFLDEPTVGLDVVAKERIREFVRHVNRERGVTVLLTTHDLTDVERLARRIMIIDHGSLLYDGGLADLQARFGGARELVVEYETPPTDPAVPGLRLVSAEGPRVTYAFTGAAARPIALVTAHAPVRDVTVREPEIEATVRRIYEGGLLRAGIVRT; encoded by the coding sequence ATGATCCACGTCGAACACCTCCACAAAGCCTTCCAGACTCGCTCGGGTGGCCTGCTGCGTCCCACGCGGCGCACGGTGGAGGCCGTGCGGGACGTGAGTTTCACGGTCGGTGCGGGGGAGGTGGTCGGCTACCTGGGGCCGAACGGGGCGGGCAAGAGCACGACGATCAAGGTGCTGACCGGGCTGCTCGTGCCCACCTCGGGAAGGGTGGAGGTGGGCGGGCTGGTGCCGTGGCGGGAGCGGCGTCGGCATGTCGCGCGGCTGGGGGCGGTGTTCGGGCAGCGGACGACCCTGTGGTGGGACCTCCCGGTGCGCGACTCGCTGGACCTGCTGCGCGACGTGTACCGGGTGCCTCCCGCGCGCTTCCGGGAGAACCTGGCGGCCTTCACGGAACTGCTCGACCTGGGCCCCTTCCTGGGCACGCCCGCCCGGTCGCTTTCCCTCGGGCAGCGGATGCGGGCGGACCTCGCGGCGGCGCTGCTGCACGATCCCAGCCTCCTCTTCCTCGACGAGCCGACGGTGGGGCTGGATGTGGTCGCCAAGGAACGCATCCGGGAGTTCGTGCGGCACGTCAACCGCGAGCGGGGCGTCACGGTCCTGCTCACCACGCACGACCTGACGGACGTGGAGCGGCTGGCACGGCGGATCATGATCATCGACCACGGCTCGCTGCTGTACGACGGGGGGCTCGCCGATCTCCAGGCCCGATTCGGGGGCGCGCGGGAACTCGTGGTGGAGTACGAGACGCCGCCCACGGACCCGGCGGTGCCCGGCCTGCGTCTGGTGAGCGCCGAGGGCCCGCGCGTCACCTACGCCTTCACGGGGGCGGCGGCCCGGCCCATCGCGCTCGTGACCGCCCACGCGCCCGTGCGGGACGTAACGGTGCGCGAGCCGGAGATCGAGGCGACGGTGCGGCGGATTTACGAGGGAGGGCTGTTGCGGGCCGGCATCGTGAGAACATGA
- a CDS encoding MBL fold metallo-hydrolase translates to MTLRFLGTADSKGVPRFWCGCPVCQEARAGGVNRRTRSAALVRGEGQTLLLDCGPDLHGQLARLPGPLVPNAVLISHAHNDHLLGLGDLLDYAVYAGGDLPMNGAPAGQTALAPLPVYAPAEVLPRIEDRFRYAFREGPPVQPFPEEGLSMAGVHVRAFRVPHGANGHSHAFRLDGPGWRAAYVTDAIDIPEETVRTWLTGLDLLILGTSFADESGAVHATRSVYDVREAVALPWARAARRVFLTHLSHDVDVRAVGLPEGWAFARDGLEVDL, encoded by the coding sequence GTGACCCTGCGCTTTCTGGGCACGGCGGACAGCAAGGGCGTCCCGCGCTTCTGGTGTGGCTGCCCCGTCTGTCAGGAGGCCCGGGCGGGAGGCGTGAACCGCCGCACCCGCAGCGCCGCCCTCGTCCGGGGGGAAGGTCAGACGCTCCTGCTCGACTGCGGCCCGGACCTCCACGGTCAACTCGCCCGGCTGCCGGGGCCGCTCGTGCCGAATGCGGTGCTGATCTCACACGCGCACAACGATCACCTGCTGGGGCTCGGGGACCTGCTCGACTATGCCGTCTATGCGGGGGGGGACCTACCCATGAACGGCGCCCCAGCAGGGCAGACGGCGCTGGCTCCCCTCCCGGTCTACGCGCCCGCCGAGGTTCTCCCCCGGATCGAGGACCGCTTCCGGTACGCCTTCCGCGAAGGTCCCCCGGTGCAGCCCTTCCCCGAAGAGGGCCTGAGCATGGCTGGGGTCCACGTCCGCGCCTTCCGCGTCCCCCACGGGGCGAACGGGCACAGCCACGCCTTCCGGTTGGACGGCCCGGGTTGGCGCGCCGCCTACGTGACCGACGCCATCGACATCCCGGAGGAGACGGTGCGGACGTGGCTCACGGGCCTCGACCTCCTGATCCTCGGCACGTCCTTCGCGGACGAGTCCGGGGCCGTCCACGCCACCCGCAGCGTGTACGACGTGCGCGAGGCGGTGGCGCTGCCGTGGGCGAGGGCCGCCCGCCGGGTCTTCCTGACCCACCTGTCTCATGACGTAGATGTGCGGGCCGTGGGGCTGCCCGAGGGGTGGGCCTTCGCGCGAGACGGGCTGGAAGTCGATCTTTGA
- the hpt gene encoding hypoxanthine phosphoribosyltransferase, giving the protein MSLAPGNGPVQITQEQLQARIQELGRKIRADYQGKDPHLICVLNGAFLFHADLVRALGIPCTIDFLQASSYGDAKQSSGEVKLVKDLQFPISNRHVLLVEDIVDTGITMNYLLHYLQGRGPASLKVAALLSKPSRRKVEVPVEYLGFTIPDAFVYGYGLDRSQFDRNLPFITSQD; this is encoded by the coding sequence ATGAGCCTCGCCCCCGGCAACGGCCCCGTGCAGATCACGCAGGAGCAGCTTCAGGCCCGCATCCAGGAACTCGGGCGGAAGATTCGCGCCGACTACCAGGGCAAGGACCCCCACCTGATCTGCGTCCTCAACGGCGCCTTCCTCTTCCACGCCGACCTCGTGCGAGCACTGGGGATACCGTGCACCATCGACTTCCTCCAGGCGAGTTCGTACGGCGACGCCAAGCAGTCGAGCGGCGAGGTCAAGCTCGTCAAGGACCTGCAATTCCCGATCAGCAACCGGCACGTCCTCCTCGTCGAGGACATCGTGGACACCGGCATCACGATGAACTACCTCCTGCACTACCTCCAGGGGCGCGGCCCCGCCAGCCTCAAGGTCGCCGCGCTGCTGAGCAAGCCCAGCCGCCGCAAGGTCGAGGTGCCCGTCGAGTACCTGGGCTTCACCATCCCCGACGCCTTCGTCTACGGCTACGGCCTCGACCGCTCCCAGTTCGACCGCAACCTGCCGTTCATCACCAGCCAGGATTGA